Within Cellulophaga sp. L1A9, the genomic segment CGGTCAACGCTTTTTCTGTAAAATCAGAAAATTTACCTACTCCGTTTTCTTCAATAGTACCCCAAGTTTTATTGGTGGTATTTATATTTCCAAAAAGACGCGTGAACACTTGGTACACCACTTCCTTATTTTTAATTGAACTTGTAGGTTTCATGATTTTTTCTTCTTTTTTATCATTCTTACAGGCAAATAGTAAAGCTAAAACGAGTAAAGCGCACCCTTTTTTCATCTAAAAATACCTTAGTTAGAAACTACGGTTTCTTTTTCGGATGCTATAACCACGCGTTTTCCATGAACACGTATTGATGTTTCTTCCGCCCCTTCCAATTGAAATTTAGTCTCTTTTTGCGAAACGGTAACTTTTAGGATCCGATTCCTGAAGTTTATTTTAAACGAATATGCTTCCCATTGTTCTGGGATTCTAGGAATGAAAGATAATTTATCTTCGACCACACGCATACCTCCAAAACCCTCAACAATACTCATCCAAGTACCTGCCATTGACGTAATGTGCAAACCTTCTTCTACTTCCTTATTGTAATCATCCAGATCCAAACGCGAAGTCCGTAAATAGAACCTATAGGCCTGTTGCATTCTATTTAACTTAGACGCTTGTATACTATGTACGCAAGGAGACAATGATGATTCATGTACTGTAAATGGTTCATAAAAATCGAAATGTTTTTCTAGGGCTTCTAAGGAAAATTGATCTTCGAAAAGATAAAACCCCTGCAAGGTATCTGCTTGCTTTATATATGGAGAACGCAAAATACGATCCCAGCTCCATTTTTGATTGATAGGACGCTGAGATTTCGGTAAATTGGCTACTGTTATTAATTCTTTATCTAAAAACCCATCTTGTTGAAGGAAAATATCATGTTCTTTTGAAAACGGAAAATACATGTTTTTAGCTACCTCAGCCCATTTCTCTGTTTCATTATCATTGAGTTTAGTAACCCCAATAATTCTATAGTAATCATCAGAATAGCCGTCTTTTACTTTCTGAAGTTGTTCTAGCGCGTAATTAATACACCATTTTGCTAAATAATTAGTGTACCAGTTGTTGTTGATGTTATTTTCATATTCATTAGGACCCGTAACCCCTAAGATTACATATTTATCTTTCTGTGTAGAAAAAGTAGCTCTCTGATGCCAAAAACGCGCAATACCGATAAGCACCTCTAACCCCATTTCTGGTATATACGTATAATCACCCGTATAACGGTAGTAATTATATATAGCGAAAGCAATAGCACCATTTCTATGGATTTCCTCAAAAGTAATTTCCCATTCGTTATGGCATTCTTCCCCATTCATGGTAACCATTGGATATAATGCTGCTCCATTAGAAAAGCCTAATTTCTGAGCATTTTCAATTGCTTTTTCTAAATGATTGTATCGGTATTCTAGAAGATTACGTGCCACTTTTGGCTCTTTCGTTGCCATATAAAACGGAATACAATACGCTTCTGTGTCCCAATAGGTGCTTCCTCCATACTTTTCCCCCGTAAATCCTTTAGGGCCAATATTCAAACGAGAATCTGTTCCTAAATACGTTTGGTTCAATTGAAAAATATTAAATCGGATACCCTGTTGCGCTTTTACATCGCCAGCGATTGTAATATCACTCATCTCCCAGATTTTTGCCCAAGCTAATTTTTGAGTATCTAAAAGCGCATTAAACCCTAGATTTAATGCCTTTTTTAACGTTGTTTTTGCTGCTGTTATTAATTCTGATGGCTTGTGGTTTCTATCTACAGTGTACCCCCCAAATTTATGAAGCGCAACCGTTTCTCCTTTTTTCACGTGTTGTGTGTAGGAATGTTTAACTAAAAATTCCGTCTTAGATTCTACAGGGGTTTGAATAGTTACTTCGCCATTATAAATCAATTGCGACTGCATAAAGGTACAGGTCGCAAAATTAGTTTTCATGGTATGTGCTTCAATAAAAGCTTGATTTCCTTCTGAAGCAATAGCAGTGGTATTCCAAAATTTATCATCCCAATTACTATCCTCATTGGTAATACCACTATCTAAATAAGGCTCAAAGATTACTTCAACATCCGCTTCAAGCGGAGTTACTTCATACGCTATCGCTCCTATTTCATTAATAGCTAAACTTAAAAATCGGGTTGCCCTAACCTTAATTTTAATATCATTAGGCAAAATGGCTTCAAAAGAACGTTGATACCAACCTTCTTTCATGTTAAGTTCTCGCGTATACCCTGAAACAACTTTACAAGTGTTTAGATCTAAGTATTCTCCATTAATCTCAACATCAATTCCTATCCAGTTAGGTGCATTCAATACTTTTGCAAAGTATTCTGGATACCCATTTTTCCACCACCCCACACGTGTTTTATCCGGATAATAAACACCCGCTATATAGCTTCCTTGAAAGGTGTGACCTGTATATTTCTCTTCAAAATTAGCACGTTGCCCCATAGCACCGTTACCCATACTAAATAAACTTTCGGAAGACTTTACACGTTCTTTATCAAAACCTTCTTCTATAATTGACCAAACATCTGGTTTTATATAATCTTGATTCATTTTCTTAAATTATAATATTTATATGAGATAAAAGCAACTAAAATGATAATGGACCTTACTAATGAACAATAAGTGTATCTAAAAATGCTAGACTTATTTCTGTAAAATCTTTAAAATTATACTTTGCCTCTGAGAGCGTATTAGCATCCCCAATACCTATACTTACCATATGTGCTGCATTCGCAGCTTCTATTCCTGCAACCGCATCTTCAAAAACAATACAATTACTAGGGGCTACCCCTAATTGTTCTGCAGCAATTAAAAACACTTCAGGATCTGGCTTAGCTTTGGTAACATTATTACCGTCTACTATGGTATTAAAATAAGACAATAAGTTTACTTTCTCTAAAATAGGCTTTGCATTTTTACTTGCAGAACCTAAGGCAATAGGAATGTTTTTATTCTTTAGGTATTCTAGTACTTTAGGCACATCTGGTAAAATCTCAGAAGCATTCATATTTTCAATGTAGGCTAGGTAGTCTACATTCTTTTCAATCATCCAAGTATCAAATTGTTCTTGCGTAGCTTTAATTCCACCGATATCTAAAAGTATTTCCAAGCATCGTTTTCTACTTACGCCTTTAAAAAGTTCATTTTGCTCGTGAGTAAACTCAAAACCTAACTCATGGGCTAGTTTTCTCCATGCCAAATAATGATATTTTGCAGTATCTACGATGACTCCGTCTAAATCAAAAATAAAACCTGTTTTAATATTATTCATTTCTAGTGCAACTATTTTTTAAGCATTAAGTGTCGATTCTCTTTCCATTATGGTAGGTTCTAAGATTTCAGTACGATACGTTTCTACCTCATTATCACTTTCTATCTTTTCAATCAACATTTCAGCAGCAATCTCTCCCATTTTTTCCCCATGTTGCGCAACTGCAGTCAATGTAGGGTTTGAGAATTTAGATAAAATACCATCTGTAAAACCTATAAACTCAATATCTTGAGGAATCTTAAATCCTAATTTTTGAGCGATACGCATGCCATGAATGGCATATATTTCGTTTACACACAGAACGGCATCTACTTTTTCATTCTTTAAAAAAGACTCCATTGCATTACCTTCTACACTACTCATAGAAGGCAACTTTAAAATCAGATTTTCCTCTACCTCAATATTAAACTCTTTTAAAGCTTGAAAGTAACCATCGGCCCTTTCTTTACTTACACTCAAATAATCTTCTGTAGCGACTAGAGCAATCCTCTTCTTACCATTTTCTATTAATTTCTTGACAGACCTGTAAGCTCCGTCTCTATCATTAATTAAAACTTTATCACAAGCCACTTGGTCCGTAACCCGATCAAACAGCACTAAAGGAATACCTTGTTCCGTAAGCTCCTTTAGATGGTTGTAATCATTTTTAAGTTGCGTTTCAGAAGATAAAGACATAATAAAACCATCCACACTTCCATTGGCTAGTATTTCCATGTTAATTACTTCCTTATCAAAAGATTCATCTGAGACACATAGGATAACATTGTATCCTTTTTCATTGGCTATCTTCTCTATACCATGAAAAACAGTAGTAAAAAAATGATGAACAATATCTGGAATAATTACCGCGATATTTTTAGTGCTTTTATTCTTTAAACTTATAGCAATATTATTCGGTTTGTAATTGTAAAGCTTTGCAAAAGCTTGAATTTTCTCTTTAGTATCTCTACTAATTTCTTCACTATTTTTAAGTGCCTTAGAAACTGTAGAAATAGAAACTTCCAATTCTCTTGCAATATGCTTTAGTGTTATTTTTCGCTTTAACATGTTTAAATTTTGAGTAGTTAGTTCAATTAATAGGTTAAATTAACATATAAATACGCACCCCATAACAAATATTAGTTTTTTAACAATTGGCTGTACTATTTCAATAATTTTAAGAAAAAAATAAATATGTATCTTCGTATTATATTTTCAAATTCTTACAATAACTAAGAAATTTTAAGAAATATCTAATCTATCGATGTTTATTTTAAAATTATTGTAATAAAATAAAGTTATCAACACGAAACCGTTTTCGTAATATCATATTAATTGCCCCCTCTAACTTTAACAAGTTTTTTGTATATTTTTAACTATTGAATTTAAATTAACTCAACTTAAATTAATTATCTATGAAGATTAAGCTATTTAAAAGCTTGCTTATTGCTGGGGCATTTCTATGCTTTGGCATGATACAAGCACAGGAGGTATCAGGAACCGTTTCTGATGCTAGTGGACCTCTACCTGGAGCGAGTGTTCTAGTAAAAGGTACAACCAACGGTACGCAAACCGATTTTGACGGAAATTTCTCATTAAGCAACGTAGCATCTGATGCTACCTTATTGTTTAGCTATATAGGATATAAAACATCCGAAATTGCTGTAAATGGGAAAACAACCGTGAACATAACTCTTACTGAAGACGCAGAGGCATTAGACGAAGTTGTTATTGTAGGGTATGGTAGTACAACTGTAAAAGACGCTACAGGATCTGTAACAGCTGTAAAATCTGAAGACTTTAATGGAGGTGTCATATCATCACCTGAACAATTAATACAAGGAAAAACAGCCGGGGTTCAGATTTCACAAGGAAGTGGAGAACCAGGAGCAGGAGTTGCGATAAGAATACGCGGTACTTCTTCTGTTCGTTCTAATAACAACCCTTTGTTTGTAGTTGACGGAGTTCCTTTACCTTCTGGTGATTCTTCTGCTGAAGGTGCAAATGTCGGCATTGGTACCAGTGCTGCTAAAAACCCGCTAAGTTTCTTAAATCCTTCTGATATTGAAAGTATGAGCATTTTGAAAGATGCATCTGCAACCGCAATTTACGGATCAAGAGGTGCAAATGGAGTGGTAATAATTACGACTAAGAGTGGAAAATCAGGCAGTAAAAAAGGAATTTTTGAATTTTCATCAGATGTTAGTTTCTCATCTCCTGCAAATGAATATGACTTACTTAACAGAAGCCAGTTTTTAAGTGCTGTTGATGCTTTTGGAGGAACAGCTACTGATCTAGGAAATGATACTGATTGGCAGTCTTTTGTAACTAGAAACTCTTCTTCAACAAATAATAATTTTGCATATTCTAGAAATTATGGCTCTGGTAATGTAAGAGCAACTTTAAACTACGGTAAGCAATTTGGTATTATTGAAAAATCATCTCAAGAAAGAGCTACTGCAAGAATCAATGTTTCACAACGATTATTTGATGACAAATTAAAATTAGACCTTCAAGGTACTATTTCAAAAGTGAATGATGAAGCCCCGCCCCTTAGTGGTAGTGCAGGCTCAACAGGAGATTTATTAGGAGCAGCATATTCTGCTAATCCAACTTGGCCATCTGATCCTAATTTTAATCCAGGAGATCGTATTAATCCAATTAATTTATTAAATAGCTGGCAGAGTCTAACTGATACAAATCGTTTCCTAGCTAATTTATCCGCAGATTACGCAGTTACTAACGAGTTAAATGCTAAAGTAACTTTTGGTTATGATAAATCAGAATCAACCAAAGAAGCGTCTTTAAGTTCTGAATCTCTTAACGTAGGTAGAGGTGCTGGTGGTAATGGACGGGGAGGATTAAATGATCTGACTAGCGAAAACCGCCTTTTTGAATTTACTTTAAATTACAAGAAAGAATTTGAAAATTCAAATTTAGATATTCTTGGAGGATTTTCTTATCAGGATTTTAATTCTAGAGGTAGAAATATAGAGGGTTGGGGCTATAGTACAACCGATTTAAACCAAATGGCTCGAGATTTATCGAGCTCAGCTAATACATTAGAATCTTTAATTACAGGAGCATACCAACAATATGGTTATTCTTTTGATGTATCAAACAACCCCAACGGCTTATTTGTAAACAGACTTTTGCCAACCATAGCAACAGATTACCTTGGTGACGTTGAAGGATTACCTGTTAGAGCAGTATTTGCAGATACATTCGATAATACAGATGAAATCCAATCATTCTTTGGAAGAATTAATTATAGCTTATCCAATAAATATTTATTTACAGCAACCGTTAGAGCAGATGGTTCTTCTCGTTTTGGTTCAAATAATCAATACGGTATTTTCCCTTCTGCAGCATTTGCATGGAAAATCAACGAAGAAGATTTTATTGGCGAATCAATTTCTACCTTAAAACTTAGATTAAGTTATGGTATAACAGGTAATCAAGACGGCTTAGGGTATGGAAGATTTGTAAGAAGAGAAAGATATTCTGGTGGCTCAGTAGCTGATGGAGGTGCAATTAATGTTCCTGGTGTTAACACTGTTGATTTTGCTAACCCTGATTTAAAATGGGAAGAAACAACACAATATAATGTAGGTGTTGATTTCGGTTTTTCTGACGATAGATTTACCGGTAGTTTTGATATTTACAGAAAAGAGACTAGAGATTTATTACTAAGCGTTGAGTCTGCTCAACCTTCTCCTCAACCATTTTTCTTCCAAAATTTGGATGCTGTAGTATTAAACCAAGGGGCAGAATTTTCAATCAATTACGACCTGCTACAAGGGGATAATTTCAATTGGAACGTAGGCTTCAACGTTGCATATAACAGTAATGAGATACAAGATTTTGAAGGAGCTATTACCGCTGGAACCATTCGTGGAGCTGGATTAAGTAATGCATTTGCTCAACGACTGGAAAGCGGTCAACCTCTTTATTCTTTTTATCTGAGAAAATTTGAAGGTTTTGACAGTAATGGCAATCCTATTTTCGAAGGAGGTATCGATAATCAGCAGTTTGTAGGTAAAAGTGCTTTACCTGATTTTACAGGAGGTTTATCTACAAGTGCTAATTACAAAAACTGGTCAGCGTCTCTATATTTTAATGGCCAATTTGGAAACTACATATACAATAATACTGCCAATGCATTTTTCACAGGAGGTGCAATTGGAAGCGGTAATAATGTGACACAAGATGTTGTTAATTTAGCAGGAGTTGAGGGTCGTTTTGCTGAAGCCTCCGTATCTGATCGTTTTTTAGAAAAAGGTGATTTTGTACGATTACAAACAGCATCCATTAGCTACAATGTTCCTCTTACTGATGGTTTTTTTAAATCAATGCGCTTAAGCCTTACTGGTCAAAATTTGTTTGTGATTACAGATTATTCTGGATTAGATCCTGAAGTTAGTGTAATACCAGGTGGTGGAGATCTTTTGAATGGCTTACCTATAGCGGGAATAGACTATACATCATTTCCAAGGCCAAGAACTTATACATTCGGCTTTAACGTAACATTTTAAAAAAAAATTATGAAAACTAAAATAATACTTAAAAGCTTGCTACTAGCCTCTACGGTAGTAGCTACGTTTTTATCATGTACAGACCTAGAAATTGAGGAAACTGATTCTATTATTACAGCAGATAGTGGCAGTAGTGAATTTACACCATTGTCAGACCCATCATCATCACTTAGTGACCTATACAATAAGATAGGAGGAGATTTTCAAAGTCAAGAAACCATGTATGCCATGTCAGAAGTAGCTTCTGACGAACTTTTGATTCCTACTAGAGGTACCGACTGGGGTGATAATGGCGTTTGGAGACAAATGCACACACACACCTGGAGATCTGACCATATATTTATCAGAAATGCTTGGAATAATTTAAATCAAAGTATTTTTAGGGCCACAGAAATATTAGAAAGTAGTCCTAGCGCACAAGTAGTTGCAGAAGCAAAATTTCTTAGAGCATTCAACATGTTCTTTGTAATGGACTTATTCGGAGTTGTTCCATTTAGAGAAGTTACGGAGGGTCCTGATGTTAACCCTAAGGTATTAAGCCGAGTAGAAGCATATAACTTCATAGAGACTGATTTACTTGATGCATTGGCCGATCTACCAGAAGGAAGTACAGGAACTGCAAATACAGGTAAAGCTACAAAAGCAACTGTAAATTTTCTTTTAGCAAAACTATACTTAAATTCTTTTGTATACAATGGAACTGGAACGCCAGAAAATGCTACTATGCAAAAAGTTATTGACAATGTTGATGCCATAGCAGCTAGCGGTTTTAGTATTGACCAAAACGGTTATTTTCAAATTTTTGAACCCTCAGATGATACCGAAACTATTCTACATTTAAGTAGTGAAGTGGGGCCTAGAATTTGGAATACTTTACATTATAATCAAAACTCTCCAGATAACGACGGAGGTGGATGGAATGGGTTTTCTACCCTTTCTGAATTCTACGATTCTTTCGAAGGCGCTGAAAACTCAAATTATGTTGGAGATAACCAAGAAGAACGTAGAGGGTTTGTGCCTGATGCTACAACTGCTAATAATCTAAACTTAGGTATTGGATATGGTTTTCTTATTGGACAACAATACAACGAAGATGGCACAGCACTTAAAAACAGACAAGGCCAGCCATTAAGTTTTACAAAAGAGATACCTGCATTAGTAGGTAATACCGAGGTAGAAGGTATACGTTTAATTAAATACCATCCTTACGATCCCACTGATACTGAAGACACAGAATCACCCCTTGTCAATTCCTTTAGACGTCATCAAATTCTATTCAGATATGCTGATGCACATTTAATGAAAGCAGAAGCCATGATGAGAATGGGTGGAGATGCTACTACTTTAGTGAATGAATTAAGAGTTAATAGAGAAAATACTTCTGAATTAGCCGCTGTATCAATAGATGATATTCTTGCTGAGAGAGGACGTGAATTATACATTGAATACTGGAGAAGAAATGACCTGGTAAGATTTGATAAATTTACAGCTCCATGGCAACTAAAAGAAGTTTCTGGAGACCCTAATGTAAATTTATATCCTATTCCACAAACCGCATTACTTTCTAATCCTAATTTAGTACAGAATCCTGGATACTAATAATCATAATTATTAGTAAATAAATTATATAAATAAAGCCTCTGATTTGAAATTATCAAATCAGAGGCTTTTGCTTTCTATTGGTAATTAACCAAAAATATAAATATATTAATAAACCCCTACACTACTTAATGTTCTCAATATCGCTACAATTCAAAGCTATTGACCATAAAAAATTACATAACCAATTAGATAATTAAGAAACAATTTACCACAAGTCATAAATTAAATAATACGCAACTACTTTAATGGCAGAAAAACTTCTGCTTTCCACTCCAATGCTTCCCCTCCAAAATTAGGATTACTATAAAATATTTCAATAGGCTTACTCACGACTTCAATTTTTTCTTTAGTAGCATACTCTAGAAGTATATACCACGCCCTATCCGAAGTGATGTAATTACCGTTGTAGATTGCCTTAATCATATTCCCTCCCTCAAATTCTTTATACTTCACATCATTATCAGTTGGAAGATTATCTTTTTTTATGATTGGGTAACAAAAATTATAATGGATACTATCGCTTTTTTGATTCCAATATGTAATTTCTAGAAATGGAAAACCATTACTCTCAATACCACTACTAGCCATTAAATTATCCAAATAAGGATAAACCCCCATCATCCCTTTAGCCTTTTTTAATTGTGTTGTCTCTACAGGCAAATAAACTACATAACTAGATTTTAATTTTTCCTGACCTATAACTACCACCTTAAAATTAGCTAAATGATCTTTTAAGTTATCATTGAAATGTACAAGCCTATTTTTTACATCCTTCTCAAAAAAGGTATCTAAGAATAAAATTTGAAGTCTATTTTTAAAACTATTATTAAGATCTGTTACATATACTTTCACAGACGATGTAGTGTCCGTTATAGGTTGTATGTCCCAATCATATCTATAACGTATATCCTTAAAATCTATTTCTTGAATAATGTTATTGATACCCTTACT encodes:
- a CDS encoding GyrI-like domain-containing protein → MKKFLFALLIVGLCFLGWYLFLKPYDYLASFKVKTYPGVVNQSIKTWSNAIGNSKILESKGINNIIQEIDFKDIRYRYDWDIQPITDTTSSVKVYVTDLNNSFKNRLQILFLDTFFEKDVKNRLVHFNDNLKDHLANFKVVVIGQEKLKSSYVVYLPVETTQLKKAKGMMGVYPYLDNLMASSGIESNGFPFLEITYWNQKSDSIHYNFCYPIIKKDNLPTDNDVKYKEFEGGNMIKAIYNGNYITSDRAWYILLEYATKEKIEVVSKPIEIFYSNPNFGGEALEWKAEVFLPLK
- a CDS encoding glycoside hydrolase family 65 protein, with the translated sequence MNQDYIKPDVWSIIEEGFDKERVKSSESLFSMGNGAMGQRANFEEKYTGHTFQGSYIAGVYYPDKTRVGWWKNGYPEYFAKVLNAPNWIGIDVEINGEYLDLNTCKVVSGYTRELNMKEGWYQRSFEAILPNDIKIKVRATRFLSLAINEIGAIAYEVTPLEADVEVIFEPYLDSGITNEDSNWDDKFWNTTAIASEGNQAFIEAHTMKTNFATCTFMQSQLIYNGEVTIQTPVESKTEFLVKHSYTQHVKKGETVALHKFGGYTVDRNHKPSELITAAKTTLKKALNLGFNALLDTQKLAWAKIWEMSDITIAGDVKAQQGIRFNIFQLNQTYLGTDSRLNIGPKGFTGEKYGGSTYWDTEAYCIPFYMATKEPKVARNLLEYRYNHLEKAIENAQKLGFSNGAALYPMVTMNGEECHNEWEITFEEIHRNGAIAFAIYNYYRYTGDYTYIPEMGLEVLIGIARFWHQRATFSTQKDKYVILGVTGPNEYENNINNNWYTNYLAKWCINYALEQLQKVKDGYSDDYYRIIGVTKLNDNETEKWAEVAKNMYFPFSKEHDIFLQQDGFLDKELITVANLPKSQRPINQKWSWDRILRSPYIKQADTLQGFYLFEDQFSLEALEKHFDFYEPFTVHESSLSPCVHSIQASKLNRMQQAYRFYLRTSRLDLDDYNKEVEEGLHITSMAGTWMSIVEGFGGMRVVEDKLSFIPRIPEQWEAYSFKINFRNRILKVTVSQKETKFQLEGAEETSIRVHGKRVVIASEKETVVSN
- a CDS encoding SusC/RagA family TonB-linked outer membrane protein, producing the protein MKIKLFKSLLIAGAFLCFGMIQAQEVSGTVSDASGPLPGASVLVKGTTNGTQTDFDGNFSLSNVASDATLLFSYIGYKTSEIAVNGKTTVNITLTEDAEALDEVVIVGYGSTTVKDATGSVTAVKSEDFNGGVISSPEQLIQGKTAGVQISQGSGEPGAGVAIRIRGTSSVRSNNNPLFVVDGVPLPSGDSSAEGANVGIGTSAAKNPLSFLNPSDIESMSILKDASATAIYGSRGANGVVIITTKSGKSGSKKGIFEFSSDVSFSSPANEYDLLNRSQFLSAVDAFGGTATDLGNDTDWQSFVTRNSSSTNNNFAYSRNYGSGNVRATLNYGKQFGIIEKSSQERATARINVSQRLFDDKLKLDLQGTISKVNDEAPPLSGSAGSTGDLLGAAYSANPTWPSDPNFNPGDRINPINLLNSWQSLTDTNRFLANLSADYAVTNELNAKVTFGYDKSESTKEASLSSESLNVGRGAGGNGRGGLNDLTSENRLFEFTLNYKKEFENSNLDILGGFSYQDFNSRGRNIEGWGYSTTDLNQMARDLSSSANTLESLITGAYQQYGYSFDVSNNPNGLFVNRLLPTIATDYLGDVEGLPVRAVFADTFDNTDEIQSFFGRINYSLSNKYLFTATVRADGSSRFGSNNQYGIFPSAAFAWKINEEDFIGESISTLKLRLSYGITGNQDGLGYGRFVRRERYSGGSVADGGAINVPGVNTVDFANPDLKWEETTQYNVGVDFGFSDDRFTGSFDIYRKETRDLLLSVESAQPSPQPFFFQNLDAVVLNQGAEFSINYDLLQGDNFNWNVGFNVAYNSNEIQDFEGAITAGTIRGAGLSNAFAQRLESGQPLYSFYLRKFEGFDSNGNPIFEGGIDNQQFVGKSALPDFTGGLSTSANYKNWSASLYFNGQFGNYIYNNTANAFFTGGAIGSGNNVTQDVVNLAGVEGRFAEASVSDRFLEKGDFVRLQTASISYNVPLTDGFFKSMRLSLTGQNLFVITDYSGLDPEVSVIPGGGDLLNGLPIAGIDYTSFPRPRTYTFGFNVTF
- the pgmB gene encoding beta-phosphoglucomutase → MNNIKTGFIFDLDGVIVDTAKYHYLAWRKLAHELGFEFTHEQNELFKGVSRKRCLEILLDIGGIKATQEQFDTWMIEKNVDYLAYIENMNASEILPDVPKVLEYLKNKNIPIALGSASKNAKPILEKVNLLSYFNTIVDGNNVTKAKPDPEVFLIAAEQLGVAPSNCIVFEDAVAGIEAANAAHMVSIGIGDANTLSEAKYNFKDFTEISLAFLDTLIVH
- a CDS encoding LacI family DNA-binding transcriptional regulator; amino-acid sequence: MLKRKITLKHIARELEVSISTVSKALKNSEEISRDTKEKIQAFAKLYNYKPNNIAISLKNKSTKNIAVIIPDIVHHFFTTVFHGIEKIANEKGYNVILCVSDESFDKEVINMEILANGSVDGFIMSLSSETQLKNDYNHLKELTEQGIPLVLFDRVTDQVACDKVLINDRDGAYRSVKKLIENGKKRIALVATEDYLSVSKERADGYFQALKEFNIEVEENLILKLPSMSSVEGNAMESFLKNEKVDAVLCVNEIYAIHGMRIAQKLGFKIPQDIEFIGFTDGILSKFSNPTLTAVAQHGEKMGEIAAEMLIEKIESDNEVETYRTEILEPTIMERESTLNA
- a CDS encoding RagB/SusD family nutrient uptake outer membrane protein, whose translation is MKTKIILKSLLLASTVVATFLSCTDLEIEETDSIITADSGSSEFTPLSDPSSSLSDLYNKIGGDFQSQETMYAMSEVASDELLIPTRGTDWGDNGVWRQMHTHTWRSDHIFIRNAWNNLNQSIFRATEILESSPSAQVVAEAKFLRAFNMFFVMDLFGVVPFREVTEGPDVNPKVLSRVEAYNFIETDLLDALADLPEGSTGTANTGKATKATVNFLLAKLYLNSFVYNGTGTPENATMQKVIDNVDAIAASGFSIDQNGYFQIFEPSDDTETILHLSSEVGPRIWNTLHYNQNSPDNDGGGWNGFSTLSEFYDSFEGAENSNYVGDNQEERRGFVPDATTANNLNLGIGYGFLIGQQYNEDGTALKNRQGQPLSFTKEIPALVGNTEVEGIRLIKYHPYDPTDTEDTESPLVNSFRRHQILFRYADAHLMKAEAMMRMGGDATTLVNELRVNRENTSELAAVSIDDILAERGRELYIEYWRRNDLVRFDKFTAPWQLKEVSGDPNVNLYPIPQTALLSNPNLVQNPGY